The Lycium barbarum isolate Lr01 chromosome 11, ASM1917538v2, whole genome shotgun sequence genome contains the following window.
AATCCCCACTACGTCATTAGCATAAATTGACTTTTTGAGTATGTTTTCTAGATGAAGTGTATGTAGCTAATGAGCCAAGTAAATATGGCGTTTTATTCCAAGTTCACCCTACCGTGATTGGTAAGTGAAATTTATTTAAAGAAATGAATGAACTAGAATCATTTAAACTGATCCTTTTTTCTTGAAATAGGTTTTTTTAACGAGTTATTTTTGAGGTTGCATGAGTGCaatactataaaaaaaaaaaaaaaaaaaaaaaaagagagagaaaaatacaATTTAAAAACACAATACCGATATGACTACATGTTATATTCACCTAAATTGCCCTATTGAATTACTCACTATTCATGTTGAATCGTCATgatttcaagaaaggaaaatgataTAAGTCATGTCAAATTTGTATGACTTAATGATATATGCAACCTAGTTGTCATGTTGAATCACTCAGAAATCATACTAGATCGTCACAACAAACTTGCGATCATGAAAAACACCGACTTATGTTGCAAGCTAAGGATGTATATGTGATTTTCGTTGCCCGAAACCTAAACAAACCTATTTTTGTAACATATGCAAAACAGGAAACAATGAATAGCAATCTCGCGGGCGACTCTCTCAGCAAGTTCTTGCGAAATTTCTTAATTTTGTCCTACCATTACACCTTTAGTTAATTATCGTTAACAAATTGTCTTGTGTTTGCCATTGTAATGAAGGAAACTGCAGCGCAAAATGAGTAGGTTTCACGTGTTTAAATTTTTCGAGTAAAAAGATTCAAATTTACTCCCTCAACATTtcaataaaattttaaattatcCTCAAGCTAAAATGTCTTTAGGAGTTAAGGTAAATTATATCTTCCTAACGGTAAATATTTATACCAGACCAAAACTCTAACGAAACTCAGCATACAATTATCATACAGCTTTAATACAAATTTGAATCTCGCttcgaaatttgaaaaaaatcacGCTTCAAATCTCACGTAGTGATGCAATTAAAAAGCTTTCTCACTGCTACCCTAAGAAATAACCGAATCCAATGAAGGGTCATCAACTAATCAAAAGTCTTTGACAAAAATGACGAAATTGATGTTTTTTCAGATCTGTGTTCTTTAGATATGCAGTCGGAGTCATCAATATATACTCTAACAGACACAGCGAACTGGGAGAAGGGGAAGAGAAGGGTGGGGTGGTGGAGTTCTCGAAGGAGACAGAATGGGAGAAAAGGAAGGGAAGTGTGGGGCGGATATGTTGAAACAGAGAATAGGGAAAGGTGGGGCAGATCTGTTGAAACAAAGAATAGGAAAAGAATAGGGagggtgggggaggggggggaggGGGATCTGTTTCAATAGGAAAAGAATAagaaaggggggagggggggggggggggcgcagATCTATTGAAACAGAGAATAGGAAAAGGGGAAGGGTGGGCTtaccttttaatttttttaaatttggtttattttataattttgttggtatattttataaataaggaaaaatattcttatattttgtaatatagagtcttaaatagtattattaggtaattttcccaaaaataaaaatcaaaaaatttaaagatttcatgtTTGAATTCATTAtcaaaattaaaaagttttattCTTGAATACAAATTgtgacacataaattgggacaaagagaTTCCTATCTGCGTCACAGGGCAACTGATTTTTCTTCGAGAATAACAATTTATTTCTTGGTCTTCTTCTTCTTGTCTATATATGAAGCTATTCGAAGTCTACGTTTTAGAAAGAAAAATTTAAATCAGTTTTGGAATTTTGGTCACCCACAAAAAAGGGAACCAATGTTTACGAGGGAACTATAAAATTGGATTAGCAAATTTGTAGTGAGGTTTGTGCCATTATATGTttagaatttaaaatataaagaaaaaaatCTTTGGCAGTTTAATTTATAAGAACATAAGTACatatgttaatttatttatttattatgagGGAGACTAAGAActttacattataacaacttacaAATTTCATTCAAGCTATGTCATCTCGGATAGGTCAAATTAATAATTTTGTTTTGCGAATATTGGACCACTCAAGTATTCATCCCGACTGAcctttttattaataataaaagaATCTAAAAAAAAAGTACAAGTACAAGTAAGGGGGTGTTAAGTTTTACCTTACAAATCTTAATGAGTCAAACACCGCTTCTATTACTAGTAAACATGTAAGAAATAAGAACTAGAAAGAACCCAATATTCTATGATCATCACAATATTCATTCCATGATGATATTACAAATGAGGATACTTGTAAAATGATAAAATAAAATGAGAAAGAAAGTAGAGTGGAGCTCATTCTTCTTTGTACCCGTGTCAAATCCTAAAATCTATAGTATTAAATTGAATCAACCCTGAAAAAACCAAGCTTGAATTTGCACTCATCCCTCAAGACAGCACCATGGAGATTAATGATCAAACCAATGAGGATGAATGGCAAACAATGGTTAGGAAGAGAGGAAAAAGTGCCTTTAAAAATATCTTAGCAGACGGAAATCAGAGTGCTCAAGGAAATAGCATTAAAGACATACAAGGGAAGATGATGCAGAACCAAACCAGTACAAATTCAGCAACAATGAGAAGAGTAGTATACAGGATCCCATAAAACCTAAGGGTGGGGAGGACAACATGGATACCTCAATAACTGAAAAAGAACcagaacaacaacaaaaaataaatgACAAAAGGGATGACTTGGTATTTAATactcctctgtttcaatttgtttgaacctatttcctttttagtccgtgccaaaatgaatgacctctttcctaatttggaaacaaattcactttatgaatgatttacagccacacaaattttcaaggcttattttgaatcacaagtttcaaaagtcttctctctttctcaaatgtcgtgcccagtcaaatgagttcatataaattgaaacggagggagtactacagATTAATGGAGAGGGATGAGTGCAAAttcagggtttttttttttttttctaatagaATTAAATTGAatcaaccattttttttttctcgtaCATTTAAATGTTTCCATTCACCTACTAGCTAGATCTGAACTTTCCACATCCTTTTTTCTTAATCTGACATATTCCATGACGTGCGATTCACTGGGTGACAGACTCGGTTATTACTATTAATTCCTTGACGTGCTTCACAGGGCAACTTGACTTGGGATTTCCACACTGCCTAACTTGACTTGGCTTTTCCACACTGCCTAATTTCTTGGTTCTTATTCTTCTTATTCTCGCCTATATAAGAAGCAATTTGATGGTTCCTTAACACACAATATCAGCTCAAGTATTTTTTATAAGTTTTCTTACTCTTCTCAGATCCAATTTTGCTATGGCTTTTTGCAGTAAAAACGGATTATTTCCTGCAGCTTCCATTTTGCTTGTTGGGCTGTTAATGTGCAGTACCCAAATGAAAGGTCTCTCTCGATCTCCCTCTTCTTTCTCTCACACACGCACTCACGTATGCTACATATATATTGTATGACCTCTTCATAACAATcatcctctataacaacatttcgttATAACAATCATATTTTCTGTGGAATCgatctttcatgttatgttatgtattctctataacagcatttagCTATAGCAACAAAAAAATATCAGAAAAAACGATAGTGTTATAGAGATGTTTAATTGTATACGAACCTTGTATTTAGAGGCGCAttcaatatttaaattttatggcTTCAATCCTTGGTTTTTAATattgaactcattatatttttaaattatggATTCAAGAGTACTATTTGTTACAATTTTAGTAATTTTCtatacataaatttatgctccacATTAGAACTACAGGGTTCATCTGGACCCAGTGCCTGGATATTGCATCTGCATCTGTCACTGCTTGTATCATGTGGATTTACTTATACACACTAGTAATGTAAATTTTTATTCTATATATTAGGAGCATTTTTATATATCGTGGGAGATAATCTACCTTATTTACTAGATTACTAATCCTACTTATTATAAATAATTACAAGTAATTACTTCTAGGTGACCTGACAATAGAACAATTTTGTCACTGTTAGTGTAAATCGAGTTAAAAGTCCAAGTGAAAAACACTACATATTTTAGTGAGCTAATCCGCGTTTACCTTATTCCAGGAGGGTGCAGTAGGTCCTATTGATAAGGACATAAAATACAGACGCAATCGTGAGTCTGTGACATTTACAAAGATCtttacaaaatgtattttatagACTTCAACTAATGTCTCAAAATAATCCTTGCAAACCAAAACATAATTTGTTTATGGAGGTATTAACCAACCATCCTGAATTGATCTTTTCCAAATAGTTGTTTTGACACCACGCCAATAGATAATATAGAAAATTTCTAgtgctttattttattttattttattgtgtgTAATGCTTGcctaagaaaaatataaatagagAAATATGGCCAGTGAGCATTTGTATAACTGATCTCAATTTGTTTTTATTGAGGTGTTGTTATTGTTAGGCAAAATAACTAAAGACTCTCTTAAACTTGGCACGAATTAATAGTTGCATACCTAAACTACTAGTAGTCTTAGTTACCCCCCTTGAACTTGGCTATTTGACAGTATTTACTCCCTTAGACGTTGATGTGACAAAGACCATGGCTACACTGTCGTTTAGGCGCGTGCggatgaaaaaaagaaaaaagaaaaatcagcTCCTAAATAGGTTGTTTTTCAACTATTAATCGCCATTAGCCTTGTTATTATTAtaactattattttgatgtttTTCCCCTCATAAATGCAGGAGTGCAGTCGGTTGGAGTATGCTATGGAAAAATTGCCAACAATTTACCATCAGAGCAAGATGTCATAAAACTATACAATGCTAATGGCATTAACAAAATGAGAATCTACTACCCAGATAAAAACGTCTTTAATGCACTCAAAGGTAGTAATATTGAAATAATTCTTGATGTCCCAAATCAAGATCTTGAAGCCCTAACCAATCCTTCAAGTGCCAATGCTTGGGTCCAAGATAATGTAAGAAGTTATATCCCATATGTTAAATTTAAATATATAGCTGTAGGAAATGAAGTTGATCCCGGTACAAATACCGGTCAATATGCGCAATATGTTGCTCCCGCGATGGAGAACGTTCACAATGCGTTATCAGCAGCAGGGTTGCAAGATCAAATTAAAGTCTCAACCGCGACATATTCAGGGCTATTAACGAACACCTATCCACCCAAAGATGGTATTTTTCGCGAAGAATACAAAAACTTCATCAATCCCATAATAGGATTTCTAGCACAAAATAACCTTCCACTCTTAGCCAATATTTACCCTTATTTTGGCCATACTGATAACCCTGCTAAAATTCCGCTTTCTTATGCATTGTTCAATCAGCAAGAAAAAAATGATGCAGGATATCAAAACCTTTTTGATGCCCTTTTGGATTCTATGTATTTTGCTACAGAGAAACTTGGAGGACAAAATATTGAGATTATTGTATCGGAAAGTGGGTGGCCTTCTGAAGGAGACCCTGCAGCAACGATAGAAAATGCTCAGACTTATTATACGAATTTGATTAATCATGTAAAAGGAGGTGCAGGAACTCCAAAGAAACCTGGAAAGACAATAGAAACTTATTTGTTCGCCATGTTTGACGAAAATCAAAAGCAAGGGAAAATCAGTGAGAAACATTTTGGACTCTTTTATCCAGATCAGAGGCCTAAGTATCAACTCAATTTCAATTAATATAGCATATCTGTTTAAATATATAGTGATATGAATTCTAATAAGGAGAAATGGTATTTTCTCCTCAATAGAAAATGTACCTCTTATATTTCCTTGATATCAATATGTTATACTTAGAGTTGTCAATTTTTGTTTTCTTACTCAGCTCTGGAAAAGAAGGTTGGGCATCGAATCGTGATGATCCAAATTGAGTCGAGTCCGACCAAACTTATTATAGGCTACAACATATATAGAGCACAATTGAGCTTCTATAGTACTAAGCCAAGTCTAaatgtgtttgtatatgtatttACCTTTAGAAAAAATTAAATTCACAATAACTTGAGAATCATTAATATTTTTGTTTGAGAATTAGTATGTAGTTAGTGATTGAAATGATTGGGAGCCGTTTGAacaggatttgaaatcatgatttgaaaccatgagatgaactcatgtttggacatgcaatttggatttattaagttgtattttttcttatagacataaaaatctcacaagttgtgaaaactatcaaaactttctCAATTTTTATATAATCTTATCAAATGagtaagtcatagttcataacaacaTTAATACGCAACTAGAAGGTCTTTTTGAAAAatataacatcaattgatcaaactttagttcaataaaaagaaattttaacatgaataataatgtaactactctttaatataatcctcccacataaataaaggttagtagaagttaatgagattggtgagagtaattgttaaaaatatctaccaacttataagtctttttttttttacaaaatataaattta
Protein-coding sequences here:
- the LOC132619021 gene encoding glucan endo-1,3-beta-glucosidase, acidic-like, with product MAFCSKNGLFPAASILLVGLLMCSTQMKGVQSVGVCYGKIANNLPSEQDVIKLYNANGINKMRIYYPDKNVFNALKGSNIEIILDVPNQDLEALTNPSSANAWVQDNVRSYIPYVKFKYIAVGNEVDPGTNTGQYAQYVAPAMENVHNALSAAGLQDQIKVSTATYSGLLTNTYPPKDGIFREEYKNFINPIIGFLAQNNLPLLANIYPYFGHTDNPAKIPLSYALFNQQEKNDAGYQNLFDALLDSMYFATEKLGGQNIEIIVSESGWPSEGDPAATIENAQTYYTNLINHVKGGAGTPKKPGKTIETYLFAMFDENQKQGKISEKHFGLFYPDQRPKYQLNFN